Within Candidatus Desulfatibia profunda, the genomic segment GATCAAAAGATTCATTCTTTATCATGACAAGAAGCATCCAAAAGAAATGGGCCGACAGGAAATCGAAGCTTTCCTTTCTCATCTTGCCAAGGACCTGAATGTTGCTTCATCCACACAAAATCAAGCGTTCAATGCGCTGCTGTTTCTTTACAAACATATCCTTCAAAAACAGTTGGACGACAAAATCAATGCCATACGCGCCAAAAAGCCCCGGTGTCTACCAACCGTGATGACAAATGAAGAATCCATGGTGGTAATCAATGCCCTTTCAGGCACAAACCAGTTAATGGCAAAGCTGTTATATGGATGCGGGATGAGGCTTATGGAGTGCATACGACTTCGTGTAAAGGACATTGATTTTGCAATGAATCAGATAATGGTGCGTGACGGTAAAGGAAAGATAGACCGTATTACCATATTACCTGAAAGCGTGATACCGGATCTTCAAACGCATCTTAAACGCGTAAAGACAATTCACGAAAATGATTTAAGCCGAGGATACGGAAGAGTTTATCTCCCCTATGCGCTGTCGAGAAAATATGCGCAGGCCGACCGTGAATGGGGTTGGCAATATGTTTTCCCCTCAAAAAGTTTGTCTAAAAATCCACGAACAGGTGAAATCAGACGACATCATATACACGAAAACAGCCTTCAAAAGGCTGTAAAAAGTGCGGCGCGATTGGTGCACATCAGCAAACCGGTAAGTTGCCACAGTTTCAGGCACAGTTTTGCAACACGTCTGCTGGAAAATGGATACGATATTCGCACGGTGCAGGAGCTTTTGGGGCACAAAGACGTCAGCACGACCATGATTTATACCCATGTTCTGAACAAAGGCGGCAAAGCCGTCCGCAGCCCGATTGACGCATAATTTAAAGCCCGCGGCAGCCCTAATTAAAAATGATTTTCATTTGGTTCCGACAAACCAAGCGGTGTCAGGCGGTAAATCCCTTTTGTATACATGGCCACGTTATGCAACGGCCAACTTTTTTTCATTTTGTATAGCGATTTTTGGATCTTGGTTCTCAGGGGGAATTGGAAGCCCCTCTTGCTTGAGCAGTTCCACATGTTCCTTCATACCCCACTTTGCCTTGAACAAACAGTCCTCCACAGAATGGCCTATACCAGAGAAACCTTCCAGATCCGGGGAATAGAATCCGAAATAATCGGGCTCCTCGGTCGCTTCGATTATTAATGAATATGGTAATTCAATCATCTCTATTTTCTCCTTATGGCTTTTGTATTCCTGCTGCTTTGAGGATGAGATGACAACTGCCGTTCAAGTAATCTGACAAGCTCATTGAATTTCAATTTTAAACTCCAATCCTGGAGCCGAAATAGTTAATAACCAGAAAATTTCTGCGAAAATGATGGCTCTAAGATTTTATGGTAACTATGAAGGAAACTTTGGGAACGTCCTTGGCGAAACAGGCGTGTTATGAAGTTATTGCCCAAATTGAGCGATTTTCAAGTTTGCCGCAGATACAAGGAAAATGTCGTTCCGCTCTAAAACTTAAAACGCTCAGCTTGGGGATGATCAAGACAGGAGAATCAGGGGGCGTTCCCAATATCCTCCCTCCGCTAGGCCAGATTATCCATAATTGAATACTATTTATAAATCAAGGAAAATTATCAAGTGTTACAAGTTGTTACAAAAACGGGGTTTGTGCGGCAACAAAATTGAGTAGTTTTTACACACTAACAAATGCGCTGCTTTTAATATGTTAAAAATATCAAGTTGTTATCGGTTTCTGCTTTGAAATAAAGACCTTGAAGGCTTGTTGGCTTATGCCAATGTTTTTCCGGCAGATCTGACCTGGTAAAGCGCTTGATCTTCACAAACTTGCAGATGACCTGCTTGATTGGTTATCATTTTTTCAAATATCAACTTTGTCCGCATAAAAAGATTACTGCTTTCCCTTTTTAAGTAACGGGCAGCCATATGGCAATACTCGGGATCAATCTCAATCCCGATGCTGTTTCTGCCATATTTTAGGGCTGCTACCATTGTTGTTCCGCTGCCACAAAATGGATCTAGAACCGTATCCCCTGTGAAAGAAAACATTCTAACCAATCGGGATGCCAACTCAAGTGGAAACGGGGCTGGATGATTTTTTGTAGAAGCACCTGGAATGTTCCAAATCTGTCTGAACCAGCTATCAAAATCTTTTTTATCTATTTTGCT encodes:
- a CDS encoding integron integrase, with amino-acid sequence MKNSGNVSWIKRFILYHDKKHPKEMGRQEIEAFLSHLAKDLNVASSTQNQAFNALLFLYKHILQKQLDDKINAIRAKKPRCLPTVMTNEESMVVINALSGTNQLMAKLLYGCGMRLMECIRLRVKDIDFAMNQIMVRDGKGKIDRITILPESVIPDLQTHLKRVKTIHENDLSRGYGRVYLPYALSRKYAQADREWGWQYVFPSKSLSKNPRTGEIRRHHIHENSLQKAVKSAARLVHISKPVSCHSFRHSFATRLLENGYDIRTVQELLGHKDVSTTMIYTHVLNKGGKAVRSPIDA
- a CDS encoding type II toxin-antitoxin system HicB family antitoxin; protein product: MIELPYSLIIEATEEPDYFGFYSPDLEGFSGIGHSVEDCLFKAKWGMKEHVELLKQEGLPIPPENQDPKIAIQNEKKLAVA